One part of the Nymphaea colorata isolate Beijing-Zhang1983 chromosome 8, ASM883128v2, whole genome shotgun sequence genome encodes these proteins:
- the LOC116258344 gene encoding 30S ribosomal protein S21, chloroplastic-like — MAVALSGAFSRLALSPPSPSPHHQKVILQCSSTKPGALFPSSFLGKLSAASLSAVAWGWGSFPSSSSRSPPSTTAFSVTAYNVQIMVEENEPEEALLRRFRREVSRAGIIQECKRRRFFENKQELKKRKAREAGRRNRRRRSTPSSPPSAADDSARAKKTADEEDDNWDLPEGDLPF; from the exons ATGGCTGTCGCTCTGTCTGGTGCCTTTTCCCGTCTCGCCCTCTCTCCACCTTCTCCTTCTCCACACCATCAAAAGGTCATCCTCCAGTGTTCCTCAACAAAACCAGGAGCCCTCTTCCCGTCTTCCTTCCTCGGAAAGCTGAGTGCTGCATCGCTCTCTGCCGTCGCTTGGGGTTGGGGGTCCTTCCCCTCTTCTTCATCGCGCAGTCCACCAAGCACCACCGCCTTCAGCGTCACCGCGTATAACGTGCAGATAATGGTGGAGGAGAACGAGCCGGAGGAGGCGCTGCTGCGACGATTCAGGAGGGAGGTGTCGAGGGCAGGGATTATCCAGGAGTGCAAGCGCAGGAGGTTCTTTGAAAACAAGCAGGAGCTGAAGAAGCGGAAGGCCCGAGAGGCTGGAAGGCGCAACCGCCGGAG GCGGTCAACACCATCATCCCCGCCATCTGCAGCAGATGACTCTGCACGTGCAAAGAAGACtgcagatgaagaagatgataacTGGGATCTTCCAGAAGGAGATCTTCCTTTCTGA
- the LOC116259288 gene encoding uncharacterized protein LOC116259288 isoform X2, whose translation MAEQEAITNISVTWRGNQLNVDIPLNATMEELGSKLQKLTNVMPNTLRLLIPYSGSKGSKLVYPFSEEHSKCRLNDFGTLERKPVRMMGIFSNEIEEVSDNGTRLDLRIAGFAEEDNRLRQRMAEGPPVAKLPKGTYIFCDFHTLQIPGIELSPPATEALKIMHTLASDPGIVAVMNKHHWRVGIMSELAPIGYVGVSPKCILGFNKNQGEEISLRLRTDDLKGFRKYESIKKTLLHELAHMVYSEHDENFFALNKQLNQEAISLDWTKSRSQTLTGHKNLDAYGMEFHQTMPKVYKLGGTGLNKLADARTASVQAAYDRFLSASIHTLENQLNGGSTAAHVEADVCDSVKEEPNFQKLIPGMMRDSNLKDDGLRRLNDDKQEQELDDCRGSLVDLKDAEPDPDDSETKGEIEVVFRRPAKCQNRFSEEPDPDDHVGKNCFTDKSEPEKGSAYHKTGNIIMQNAANEPDPDDFLATVHVEQDAEHASLTKVAACVSRNRALDSSNAKCSVEENWIDEPDPDDLPEQEISNSSCMEIDQQNKLQENKISEIDDHLTKLNEDPEIKRIQDPVSVLWTRLDGAIEILRSETTPTEAASILQTLLKIVRNVIEHPTETKFRRLRKGNPIFQKYVANHKAAMEILAAVGFCDDVSYDGMGRSEAFLVLKRNDLGLLWLAKSSLEVSIA comes from the exons ATGGCAGAACAAGAAGCTATTACCAACATCTCTGTCACTTGGAGGGGAAATCAGTTGAATGTGGATATTCCATTAAATGCTACTATGGAAGAATTGGGATCCAAGCTGCAGAAATTAACAAACGTCATGCCAAATACTTTAAGATTGCTTATTCCTTATTCTGGCAGTAAGGGTTCCAAACTGGTATATCCTTTCTCGGAAGAGCATTCAAAATGTAGGCTGAACGATTTTGGTACCCTTGAG AGGAAGCCCGTGCGTATGATGGGAATCTTTTCTAATGAAATTGAAGAAGTTTCTGATAATGGTACCAGGCTAGATCTTCGAATAGCTGGATTTGCTGAGGAGGATAACAGACTACGACAAAGGATGGCAGAAGGCCCTCCTGTTGCCAAGCTCCCAAAAGGGACCTATATTTTCTGTGATTTTCACACACTTCAGATTCCCGGGATTGAG TTGAGTCCTCCAGCAACAGAGGCATTGAAAATAATGCACACACTTGCCAGCGATCCGGGCATTGTTGCTGTTATGAACAAG CATCACTGGCGGGTAGGGATCATGTCAGAATTGGCACCAATTGGTTATGTGGGGGTGAGTCCAAAATGCATTCTTGGGTTCAACAAG AATCAAGGAGAGGAGATTTCACTGAGGCTGCGGACAGATGACCTTAAGGGCTTCAGGAAGTATGAGAGCATCAAGAAGACATTGTTGCATGAACTT GCTCACATGGTGTACTCAGAACACGATGAAAATTTCTTCGCACTAAATAAGCAG cTAAATCAAGAAGCCATTAGTTTAGACTGGACAAAATCAAGAAGCCAAACGCTGACTGGACATAAGAACTTGGATGCCtatggaatggagtttcatcaAACAATGCCTAAAGTTTACAAGCTTGGTGGTACAGGTTTAAATAAACTGGCAGATGCACGTACTGCCTCTGTGCAGGCGGCTTATGATCGCTTTTTAAGTGCTTCTATTCATACTTTAGAGAATCAGTTAAATGGTGGAAGCACAGCTGCTCATGTAGAAGCTGATGTCTGTGATTCAGTGAAGGAAGAACCTAACTTTCAGAAATTGATTCCTGGGATGATGCGTGATTCCAATCTGAAGGATGATGGCTTGAGGAGGCTGAATGATGATAAACAAGAACAGGAACTTGATGATTGCAGGGGAAGTTTAGTTGATCTCAAAGACGCCGAGCCAGATCCTGATGACTCTGAAACAAAAGGGGAAATAGAGGTGGTGTTCAGAAGGCCTGCTAAATGTCAAAATAGATTTTCTGAAGAACCTGATCCGGATGATCATGTGGGGAAAAACTGTTTTACAGACAAAAGTGAACCTGAAAAAGGTTCTGCATATCATAAAACAGGGAATATTATAATGCAAAATGCAGCAAATGAACCAGATCCAGATGATTTCCTAGCGACCGTCCATGTTGAGCAGGATGCTGAGCATGCTTCTCTGACAAAAGTTGCTGCTTGCGTTAGTCGCAATCGTGCACTTGATTCCTCGAATGCAAAATGCTCTGTGGAAGAAAATTGGATTGATGAGCCAGATCCAGATGATTTACCTGAGCAAGAAATATCTAATTCATCGTGCATGGAAATTGATCAACAAAACAAGTTGCAGGAAAACAAAATATCAGAGATTGATGATCATTTGACAAAGTTGAATGAAGATCCTGAAATAAAGAGAATTCAAGACCCTGTTTCTGTTTTGTGGACTCGCCTTGATGGGGCTATTGAGATTTTGCGCAGTGAAACCACGCCCACAGAGGCTGCTTCTATCCTTCAAACCCTCCTCAAGATTGTTCG TAATGTGATTGAACACCCTACTGAGACTAAATTCAGGCGTCTGCGGAAG GGTAATCCCATCTTCCAGAAATATGTTGCTAATCATAAAG CTGCCATGGAGATCCTTGCTGCAGTCGGTTTCTGCGACGATGTCTCATATGATGGGATGGGAAGGTCAGAAGCATTTTTGGTGCTGAAAAGGAATGATTTGGGTTTACTGTGGCTTGCTAAATCCTCTTTAGAAGTTTCCATTGCTTAA
- the LOC116259079 gene encoding GDSL esterase/lipase At2g04570-like, translated as MASFTITFSCFKEATGQKKKERAQPFTALLRFSASLLHGMARCVSRGIHILMPPALHKQEEERKGSWEVMTTRGVLVSMLWLLVCGSGTFPAGCMAGKVPAVIVFGDSTVDPGNNNQIDTVLKSDFEPYGRDFFQGRPTGRFSNGRLGTDFVGEFLGVKPAIPAYLDPMYNISDFATGVSFASAGTGYDNATSDVLDVIPLWQEVEYFKDYQKRLKHFLGEDKATQTINGALYLISIGTNDFLENYYAMPQRRTEFSVEEYEDFLVKIAAGFIRQLHGLGARKICLCGIAPMGCLPLERTTNFFMGSECIEELNEVALAFNAKLGAMVKTLNLELPDIRLTLSNPYDVLLEAIRKPSLHGFDVVSLGCCSTGLLEMGYLCNKLSPYTCEDADKYVFWDAFHPTEKMNRIFAQHLVNDLPPLS; from the exons ATGGCATCTTTCACCATTACTTTCTCTTGTTTCAAAGAAGCTACAgggcagaagaagaaggaaagagccCAACCTTTTACTGCCCTTCTCCGCTTCTCTGCCTCCTTATTGCACGGTATGGCGCGTTGTGTTTCTCGGGGGATTCATATTTTAATGCCCCCCGCATTGCACAAGCAGGAGGAGGAGCGGAAGGGCAGTTGGGAAGTGATGACAACGCGCGGCGTCTTGGTCTCAATGCTCTGGCTCCTCGTGTGTGGCAGTGGCACGTTTCCGGCGGGTTGTATGGCCGGAAAAGTGCCTGCGGTGATCGTCTTTGGAGACTCGACGGTGGACCCGGGGAACAACAACCAGATCGACACCGTGCTGAAGAGCGACTTCGAGCCTTACGGGCGGGACTTCTTCCAGGGGAGGCCGACGGGACGATTCTCGAATGGTAGGCTCGGAACCGACTTCGTCGGCGAGTTCCTGGGGGTGAAGCCTGCCATCCCCGCGTACCTGGATCCCATGTACAATATCAGCGACTTCGCCACCGGAGTCAGCTTTGCCTCTGCCGGAACTGGCTACGACAACGCCACTTCTGACGTGCTG GATGTTATACCATTATGGCAGGAGGTAGAGTACTTCAAGGACTATCAGAAGCGATTAAAACATTTCTTAGGGGAGGACAAGGCAACGCAGACGATCAACGGTGCATTATACTTAATCAGCATAGGAACAAACGACTTCCTGGAGAATTACTACGCAATGCCTCAACGACGAACAGAATTCAGCGTCGAGGAGTATGAGGACTTTCTGGTGAAGATTGCCGCCGGATTCATCCGGCAATTGCACGGTTTGGGCGCCCGGAAAATTTGTCTCTGCGGCATCGCCCCCATGGGCTGCCTGCCATTGGAAAGAACTACCAACTTCTTTATGGGGAGCGAGTGTATCGAGGAACTTAATGAGGTGGCCTTAGCTTTCAATGCCAAGCTGGGGGCGATGGTGAAGACGCTGAATCTTGAGCTTCCGGACATAAGATTGACGCTCTCGAATCCCTACGACGTGCTTCTGGAAGCAATTCGGAAGCCATCTTTGCATG GGTTTGATGTGGTTTCTCTGGGGTGCTGCTCGACGGGGCTGCTGGAGATGGGATATTTGTGCAACAAGCTCAGTCCCTACACCTGTGAGGATGCTGACAAGTATGTATTTTGGGATGCTTTCCACCCCACGGAGAAGATGAACCGCATCTTCGCACAGCATTTGGTGAACGACCTCCCACCATTGTCATAG
- the LOC116259288 gene encoding uncharacterized protein LOC116259288 isoform X1 — protein MSLCLIFASNNDYFSVENGNFKVLLFLARGLCASRAAVHLLAMAEQEAITNISVTWRGNQLNVDIPLNATMEELGSKLQKLTNVMPNTLRLLIPYSGSKGSKLVYPFSEEHSKCRLNDFGTLERKPVRMMGIFSNEIEEVSDNGTRLDLRIAGFAEEDNRLRQRMAEGPPVAKLPKGTYIFCDFHTLQIPGIELSPPATEALKIMHTLASDPGIVAVMNKHHWRVGIMSELAPIGYVGVSPKCILGFNKNQGEEISLRLRTDDLKGFRKYESIKKTLLHELAHMVYSEHDENFFALNKQLNQEAISLDWTKSRSQTLTGHKNLDAYGMEFHQTMPKVYKLGGTGLNKLADARTASVQAAYDRFLSASIHTLENQLNGGSTAAHVEADVCDSVKEEPNFQKLIPGMMRDSNLKDDGLRRLNDDKQEQELDDCRGSLVDLKDAEPDPDDSETKGEIEVVFRRPAKCQNRFSEEPDPDDHVGKNCFTDKSEPEKGSAYHKTGNIIMQNAANEPDPDDFLATVHVEQDAEHASLTKVAACVSRNRALDSSNAKCSVEENWIDEPDPDDLPEQEISNSSCMEIDQQNKLQENKISEIDDHLTKLNEDPEIKRIQDPVSVLWTRLDGAIEILRSETTPTEAASILQTLLKIVRNVIEHPTETKFRRLRKGNPIFQKYVANHKAAMEILAAVGFCDDVSYDGMGRSEAFLVLKRNDLGLLWLAKSSLEVSIA, from the exons ATGTCTCTGTGCTTAATCTTTGCCAGTAATAATGATTATTTTTCCGTCGAAAATGGAAATTTCAaggttcttttgtttcttgccCGCGGGTTATGCGCGTCACGGGCGGCAG TGCATTTACTTGCGATGGCAGAACAAGAAGCTATTACCAACATCTCTGTCACTTGGAGGGGAAATCAGTTGAATGTGGATATTCCATTAAATGCTACTATGGAAGAATTGGGATCCAAGCTGCAGAAATTAACAAACGTCATGCCAAATACTTTAAGATTGCTTATTCCTTATTCTGGCAGTAAGGGTTCCAAACTGGTATATCCTTTCTCGGAAGAGCATTCAAAATGTAGGCTGAACGATTTTGGTACCCTTGAG AGGAAGCCCGTGCGTATGATGGGAATCTTTTCTAATGAAATTGAAGAAGTTTCTGATAATGGTACCAGGCTAGATCTTCGAATAGCTGGATTTGCTGAGGAGGATAACAGACTACGACAAAGGATGGCAGAAGGCCCTCCTGTTGCCAAGCTCCCAAAAGGGACCTATATTTTCTGTGATTTTCACACACTTCAGATTCCCGGGATTGAG TTGAGTCCTCCAGCAACAGAGGCATTGAAAATAATGCACACACTTGCCAGCGATCCGGGCATTGTTGCTGTTATGAACAAG CATCACTGGCGGGTAGGGATCATGTCAGAATTGGCACCAATTGGTTATGTGGGGGTGAGTCCAAAATGCATTCTTGGGTTCAACAAG AATCAAGGAGAGGAGATTTCACTGAGGCTGCGGACAGATGACCTTAAGGGCTTCAGGAAGTATGAGAGCATCAAGAAGACATTGTTGCATGAACTT GCTCACATGGTGTACTCAGAACACGATGAAAATTTCTTCGCACTAAATAAGCAG cTAAATCAAGAAGCCATTAGTTTAGACTGGACAAAATCAAGAAGCCAAACGCTGACTGGACATAAGAACTTGGATGCCtatggaatggagtttcatcaAACAATGCCTAAAGTTTACAAGCTTGGTGGTACAGGTTTAAATAAACTGGCAGATGCACGTACTGCCTCTGTGCAGGCGGCTTATGATCGCTTTTTAAGTGCTTCTATTCATACTTTAGAGAATCAGTTAAATGGTGGAAGCACAGCTGCTCATGTAGAAGCTGATGTCTGTGATTCAGTGAAGGAAGAACCTAACTTTCAGAAATTGATTCCTGGGATGATGCGTGATTCCAATCTGAAGGATGATGGCTTGAGGAGGCTGAATGATGATAAACAAGAACAGGAACTTGATGATTGCAGGGGAAGTTTAGTTGATCTCAAAGACGCCGAGCCAGATCCTGATGACTCTGAAACAAAAGGGGAAATAGAGGTGGTGTTCAGAAGGCCTGCTAAATGTCAAAATAGATTTTCTGAAGAACCTGATCCGGATGATCATGTGGGGAAAAACTGTTTTACAGACAAAAGTGAACCTGAAAAAGGTTCTGCATATCATAAAACAGGGAATATTATAATGCAAAATGCAGCAAATGAACCAGATCCAGATGATTTCCTAGCGACCGTCCATGTTGAGCAGGATGCTGAGCATGCTTCTCTGACAAAAGTTGCTGCTTGCGTTAGTCGCAATCGTGCACTTGATTCCTCGAATGCAAAATGCTCTGTGGAAGAAAATTGGATTGATGAGCCAGATCCAGATGATTTACCTGAGCAAGAAATATCTAATTCATCGTGCATGGAAATTGATCAACAAAACAAGTTGCAGGAAAACAAAATATCAGAGATTGATGATCATTTGACAAAGTTGAATGAAGATCCTGAAATAAAGAGAATTCAAGACCCTGTTTCTGTTTTGTGGACTCGCCTTGATGGGGCTATTGAGATTTTGCGCAGTGAAACCACGCCCACAGAGGCTGCTTCTATCCTTCAAACCCTCCTCAAGATTGTTCG TAATGTGATTGAACACCCTACTGAGACTAAATTCAGGCGTCTGCGGAAG GGTAATCCCATCTTCCAGAAATATGTTGCTAATCATAAAG CTGCCATGGAGATCCTTGCTGCAGTCGGTTTCTGCGACGATGTCTCATATGATGGGATGGGAAGGTCAGAAGCATTTTTGGTGCTGAAAAGGAATGATTTGGGTTTACTGTGGCTTGCTAAATCCTCTTTAGAAGTTTCCATTGCTTAA
- the LOC116259294 gene encoding uncharacterized protein LOC116259294, translated as MMRTNVKLERRSSRPHMDEPVMIAGQAPVEPKPRLLQVKGTKKTACRRRKWVETLGIGKEMMHIVAIVRSLRLDFRCFGAVPTPLSSSSSSDEEENADHEDVVVDEGKNSAPAVENNGDGESEKMNESEDQESHAPSLSQDTQVIKRCASAPAKGWETRGHDQEKEEEERKEGEDRALGAHKLQQGNQEQSERLILMSYAPDFFRVSPGIANKTWNQKSTRLLHRSHSLMR; from the coding sequence ATGATGAGAACAAATGTGAAGCTAGAAAGAAGAAGCAGCAGACCCCACATGGACGAACCCGTCATGATCGCCGGTCAGGCTCCGGTCGAGCCGAAGCCGAGGCTGCTGCAAGTCAAGGGGACCAAGAAGACTGCTTGCAGAAGGAGGAAATGGGTGGAGACATTGGGGATTGGGAAGGAGATGATGCACATAGTGGCAATCGTCAGGAGCCTGAGATTGGATTTCAGGTGCTTCGGTGCAGTCCCCACcccactttcttcttcttcttcttcagatgAAGAGGAAAACGCTGATCATGAGGATGTTGTGGTTGATGAGGGTAAAAATTCGGCTCCGGCGGTAGAGAACAATGGCGATGGGGAAAGTGAGAAGATGAATGAATCGGAAGATCAGGAAAGCCATGCTCCTTCTCTTTCTCAGGATACGCAGGTGATAAAGCGGTGCGCATCAGCTCCTGCAAAAGGGTGGGAGACTCGTGGCCATGatcaagagaaagaagaagaagaaagaaaagagggagaagaCAGGGCATTGGGGGCTCACAAGCTACAACAAGGTAATCAGGAGCAAAGCGAAAGGCTTATTTTAATGAGTTATGCGCCCGATTTCTTCAGGGTCTCCCCTGGTATCGCAAACAAGACGTGGAATCAGAAATCGACTCGCCTGCTGCACCGGAGTCACAGCCTAATGAGATAA
- the LOC116259054 gene encoding probable peroxygenase 4 produces MDAAAQGSSSPQTAGPDDDMENENVLMKHVSFFDNNNDGIVYPWETFQGFRSIGCGLLLSAVSALFINTALSRKTIPAGKKSSLLFPIYIENINKCKHGSDSGVYDSEGRFVPAKFEEIFSKYAVTHHDALTGKELSNMLKANREAKDYRGWVASWTEWEILYYLCKDKDKLLHKETVRAVYDGTLFHQMAKKKRLSTGDNKRN; encoded by the exons ATGGATGCTGCCGCTCAAGGTTCTTCTTCTCCACAGACGGCTGGACCAG ACGACGATATGGAGAACGAGAATGTTCTTATGAAGCACGTTTCATTCTTTGACAACAACAACGATGGGATTGTCTATCCATGGGAGACCTTCCAGG GATTTCGATCCATTGGCTGTGGTTTGTTGCTGTCTGCTGTCAGCGCCCTCTTCATAAACACTGCTTTGAGTCGTAAGACCATTCCTGCG GGAAAGAAGTCTTCACTCCTCTTCCCAATCTACATCGAAAATATCAACAAATGTAAGCACGGAAGTGATTCAGGAGTATATGATTCGGAAGGAAG GTTCGTTCCAGCAAAGTTCGAAGAGATTTTTAGCAAGTATGCTGTCACGCACCACGATGCATTAACAGGGAAGGAGTTGAGCAACATGTTGAAGGCAAATCGAGAAGCTAAAGACTACAGAGGATG GGTGGCCAGTTGGACGGAGTGGGAGATCTTATACTACCTCTGCAAGGACAAGGACAAATTGCTCCACAAGGAGACTGTCAGGGCTGTTTATGATGGCACTCTCTTCCATCAAATGGCGAAGAAGAAGCGTTTGTCTACTGGTGATAACAAAAGGAACTGA
- the LOC116258493 gene encoding pentatricopeptide repeat-containing protein At2g13600-like: MLVQQQLSFLLQDCAAIRSDLRRVASLHALIVKLGFEPDVVLSNHLVNSYCKCGDTAAAHNVFDEMPHRNLVSWSALISGYSQCGRPLEAVKLFGGLHSANPRICANEYVYASVLSSCSVLSNQAAGKQVHGLAVKSGSESTVFVANALITMYMKCGLCGDACKVFDLIDGSRNSVSWNSLITGFADNMEGEKGLEMLRRMHLLGFVLDRFTFMAALTICTYLDELQCGKQLHCMAIKHGLDLTSPVGNVIVTMYSGFNAIDEAEEAFCCIVEKDNISWNTIISACSHCSYHDRALTHFSTMLVPDNFTFASALASCADLASIRRGLQIHARIIRTRSGHVDIGVGNALINMYAKCGSIKYAWAVFNAMLDHNVVSWNSMIAGLSCNGYGNEAIEVFERMVSDGFSPDYITFVGLLSACDHVGSVKQGKDLFDSMWRDYGIEPGVEHVACLINLLGRAGTLSEAEAYAKKFDNVILWGSLLSACRLHGDVELGKRAARRVWEICQLSPLSPSSSSPYVLLSNMCAADGMWEGVAEARKIMKERGVKKEVGNSWIEIGGVVERFSVSDFSHSRMDEILTVIASLSWSLKSSEL, translated from the coding sequence atgctggTACAGCAGCAGCTGTCTTTCCTCTTGCAGGACTGTGCTGCCATCAGAAGTGACCTGAGACGAGTGGCCTCCCTCCACGCGCTCATCGTCAAGCTTGGCTTTGAACCTGATGTTGTCCTTTCCAACCATCTCGTTAATTCTTACTGCAAATGCGGGGATACCGCTGCTGCTCATAATGTGTTCGACGAAATGCCGCACAGAAATCTTGTGTCGTGGTCCGCCTTAATATCCGGCTATAGCCAATGCGGTCGTCCACTTGAGGCTGTCAAACTCTTTGGTGGCCTGCATAGTGCAAACCCTCGAATCTGCGCCAACGAGTATGTCTATGCCAGTGTTCTCAGCTCATGTTCTGTTCTTTCGAATCAGGCTGCTGGCAAGCAAGTGCATGGACTTGCTGTAAAGTCCGGCTCTGAGTCTACTGTTTTCGTTGCAAATGCCCTCATCACCATGTATATGAAGTGCGGTCTTTGTGGGGATGCATGTAAAGTGTTTGATCTGATTGATGGTAGTCGGAATTCAGTCTCATGGAATTCTCTGATTACGGGCTTCGCGGACAACATGGAAGGGGAAAAAGGTTTGGAAATGCTAAGGCGCATGCATTTGCTGGGTTTTGTTCTCGACCGATTCACTTTTATGGCTGCATTAACTATATGCACCTATCTTGATGAGCTGCAATGTGGAAAACAATTGCATTGCATGgcaatcaaacatggcctggATTTAACCTCTCCAGTGGGGAACGTTATTGTGACGATGTACTCTGGGTTCAATGCTATTGACGAAGCTGAGGAAGCTTTCTGTTGTATCGTGGAGAAAGACAATATTTCATGGAACACCATCATCTCTGCTTGCTCACATTGTTCCTATCATGATAGAGCATTGACACATTTCTCGACAATGTTGGTGCCTGATAACTTCACCTTTGCTAGCGCGCTTGCTTCATGTGCTGACCTTGCTTCTATACGCAGAGGCCTTCAAATACATGCTCGCATTATCAGGACAAGGTCTGGGCATGTAGATATTGGTGTAGGGAATGCACTCATAAACATGTATGCCAAGTGTGGCAGTATAAAATATGCTTGGGCAGTCTTCAATGCAATGTTAGATCACAATGTCGTGTCGTGGAATTCTATGATTGCGGGCCTTTCTTGTAATGGTTATGGTAATGAAGCGATCGAGGTGTTTGAACGGATGGTTTCAGATGGGTTTTCGCCGGATTATATCACTTTCGTTGGGTTACTATCTGCTTGTGATCATGTTGGCTCCGTCAAGCAAGGGAAAGATTTATTTGATTCAATGTGGAGGGATTATGGTATAGAGCCTGGGGTGGAACATGTTGCATGCTTGATCAATCTACTGGGAAGAGCTGGAACGCTGTCAGAGGCAGAAGCGTATGCCAAGAAGTTCGATAATGTCATTCTCTGGGGAAGCTTGTTATCTGCTTGTCGTCTGCACGGCGACGTGGAACTCGGGAAAAGGGCTGCCAGAAGGGTTTGGGAGATCTGTCAACTGTCCCCCTTATCAccatcttcctcttccccttatGTGCTGTTGTCCAATATGTGTGCTGCTGATGGAATGTGGGAAGGCGTAGCGGAGGCAAGGAAGATAATGAAGGAAAGGGGCGTGAAGAAGGAAGTTGGTAATAGTTGGATTGAAATTGGAGGGGTTGTAGAAAGATTTTCCGTCAGCGATTTCTCTCACTCGAGAATGGATGAAATACTAACTGTCATTGCAAGTTTAAGTTGGAGCCTGAAATCTTCAGAGCTTTGA